From Quercus robur chromosome 8, dhQueRobu3.1, whole genome shotgun sequence:
TCTTGAAAATATTACCATCAAACCAGTTCGATAAATTTCTCCCTCAGCCAATTTATTAGCCATAAGCTTGTAtatcaaaattgtttttcataTGCCCATTACTCATGTGCCACCGATTTGTTTCTTTCTACGGGTACCTGTTCAGAGCATACtagaataagaaaatgaaagaaagcatGTGAATGGAATACAGGAAGGCATATAAATGTATCTAAGAATGACACTAAAACAAgtattcatttttaatattacttgtTAATACAAGTTTCAGCATGCAGTATactgaaacaaataaattgtaagaCATCACAGTAGCCGAAAGGGTGTCTAACAACACTATTTGCCAATGAACTTTAGCTCAAACAATACCTCCTATCATAAGAAAGGGTGGAAGGTAAGGTCGTGCATTCAAAACTCACCGAATGCATGCGTAAACTTACTGATAAACAAAAAGGCAATAAGTATTAAATATCAATAACAAAAAGTAGGAGAATCCATTTCtggtttttcatatataaattttgggTACAAAAATAGTGGAAGAAAGCAGCAAGGATAGAATTCAAGCCTAGGAGACTTGATTCATAGTCTGAGGTATACAGTATACCACCAAGAGAGAAATGTTAAGGACAAATATTATACTATGGCATTAGCAGAGGTCAGAACACTAACAAACTGCGCACTTCCAATACCACCTCACTTACAAACAATGATAGTTTTGACGTTCGAATCATGTAACAAGTCATTACAGACTAGAGCTTCAATTTTCTACATCAGTAGATCTTTTGGATAATGAAGACCCTGCAAGATGCAGATGCTCCAACAAGATGAGCAATGAAGATCATGTTTAATATCTGAGTTTCCTAAATGGCCTACCTCCAAGGATTTTGTTGAttataatcaaaatataagGCCATGAAAGGAGTGATCAATATCAGTTAATGATTTAAATGGATGCAATGGTGTTAAGTAGTCGCTAACTCAACACATCTTATGCTAgcacgcgcgcacacacacatactCTTCAAGCATAAGAGGAAGGagaatccttttatatgtccaGTTGGCATCACACAATAAATTGAATCCTAGAATACCTGAATACTATCATATAGATGTTCCTAACATTTGATTTTCTCTATAATCTACATACAACCATTGAGAAAAAAAGGCAACTGTACTATTTTAGGAAACCTTACCAGCAGAACTCTTGCTCCAAAGGACGTGACCATCAATAGCAGTGAGATGCTGATCATCAAGGCGCTTCCATGTTTTGATTGACTTGACTGCTCCCCAACCACCCTTTTCCATTTTCTCCAAATTCACTACCACCACTCTTGCTCTCCTTGCCCATCCAGCCTTCCCATAAGCATGGTATCCAAATCCCCCAGCATAACAGAGTTGTATTCCCGTTAGTTCACCGCAGAAGTCGTTGAGGTGATCATGGCCGGTGAAAACAGCCTTCACATCTCCTGCAGAAACCATTGTTGTGAAGAAGCCAGAGTTCACAGAAGCAGAGCTAATGCCTTCCTGTTTCACACCAGTGAAGTTTGTTGAGTCAAAACTTGAAAATTCTGGCAAAGGGATGTGAAAGTATGCAATCCCAGGTGCAGGTCCTTTTTGGGCCTCTGGCTTGGCCATGTATGCTCTCTGCAATGAAAAGTGGGAAATTGATAATACACAAATGTCCATTTAGGCAAAAGCTTACTCTCTTCATCCTAATTTATATGGCTTGTTTTCAAATGGCccaattattaaaacaaaagataaaagcaTAGTGATAATCCTTATATGCCTTCAAGACTTGAATTTCTAAGAACTTCCATTCTTATAAGGTGAACATGTATTTTGACTTTATTGGGATGGAGAGAGCATAAGAAATAAACAATAATTGTCTTAATTTGCCAGTAATGAAAATTTATGCTTGGCAAGTACCTGAAGCCTTTTAGAAGTGCGTTCAAACCAAAATTGTTGAGAAGGTTTGATCCAACCATAGCCAGGGATGGAGGGAATGGTGGAGTAATCGCCACTGTCAAGGAAGTAGAGATTAAGAACTGACTTGTTTTCAAAGCTAGAGCCCTTAACTCCACCAACTTCCAGGTTATAGTTTCCAAAACCATCAATAACATGGACTTCCACAGGATTAACTAGAGACAGTGTGTTCTTTAACTTAACTATATGTTTCATTACCCCTTCCCTTGAGAGTGCAGATTCCTGATCATGGTTTCCCAAAACTGCAGCCCATGGGATGTTGGATGCGATTGCTGGTGCAAATGCAGCTTCCAAAGACTTAGCTGCATCTGTGACATCGTACCCAAAGATATTATCCCCTGTTACACAAAAAGCAAATACTTCAATTGTCTGAACATGCTTAACAAGCTTAAGAAAGTTTCATGGGGTAAATTGGGAAAGTAGAGTTTATGGGCATAACAAGACTGCATTTTGTATTGCTATATGCCCCCAAGTGTCAAACTAAAAGAGTCGAAGGTTTAAACATAGACCAATCACATGAAACAAATCCAtcttttacatatttttcttccaagtagtcaTTAGAGGAAGTGCTACCCGCACTTATGTGAGTTACAATTGGAGTTTCTCAAAATCGCTTATATAGTCCAATTTGACCTAATAAACACTCTATGTGAGACTCAACTTTAACTGGGTTAGGAGAGAGTTTAACTCTGCAGCTCATTGTCTAGCTAAATTTGCAGCTGCTCATAGGTCTACTGTTTGTTGTTATTCACATATTCTTCCTGCTACAGTCTTGGATGCCTGCAGGAAGGATGCTGCTTCTGGTTTGTTTTAGTAATATGCTCGGTTTATTAGCAAGAAAAACACTCTATGCGAGACTCAACACACATGGCCACACAACTCACAAAACACTTATCCAATCTTATCTTCAAAACGCAGGTATTACAGAAACATAATGATAGAACTGAATCTACTTGGAAAGGAGGTAAATTCAGTACACATACAATGTCAATTTGATCTGTCAGACTCTGcctcttttattaaaaagaacaaaaaaacaaaaaactggtaataataagaagaaaaatgaaagagggAATACCCGTGAAAACAATAAGATCGGGCTTCTCAGCAAGAATCATGCGTTTTATAAAGGCAGTGGTGTTGAGGTCAGAGCAAGTAGCCATTTGGGACGGAAACACATCCTCACAAGGCGTGGTCTTTCCATCCCCATAATGCATATCCGCTACTTGCAGTATCTTAAAGCTCCCACCTTTCCCAAACCGTAGCGGCCTCTCAGCCAAGCCATAGATCGGAAACAAAATGAGACACAGCAGAGCTACCTCCACGAAGAAATTTGAACCACCcactttcattttcttcccgTTATTGCTCTTCATTGATGATACcctcaataataaaaaaagcccAGAagcacttctttttttctttttcttttgtcttttgtctttttgtttttaaaacccCGAGCTAAATGCTCTGCTGGGGCTTTAACTATGTATGTGAGTCGGTGGTGTCAGATTTCTGAATGGGTTAGCTGATTTTAGCTAATGACCATTGATGGGTATGTTGCTGAATGACGAATGATGAATGATGAATGATGGATGATGAACCATGAAGCCTCATCATCATATTTTTTTCTCGTCCTTTTTATAATAATGTCGTGCTCAAATGGGAAACCAGCCTCTTCAATCTTCGACGTCGGAATATACCAACAGAAACAGCTCCTTGTATTGCTTCTTATCTGTCACGACACTTGTAACCATCGAATATGaagacaaaataataataataataa
This genomic window contains:
- the LOC126696887 gene encoding probable inactive purple acid phosphatase 29 isoform X1, with the translated sequence MKSNNGKKMKVGGSNFFVEVALLCLILFPIYGLAERPLRFGKGGSFKILQVADMHYGDGKTTPCEDVFPSQMATCSDLNTTAFIKRMILAEKPDLIVFTGDNIFGYDVTDAAKSLEAAFAPAIASNIPWAAVLGNHDQESALSREGVMKHIVKLKNTLSLVNPVEVHVIDGFGNYNLEVGGVKGSSFENKSVLNLYFLDSGDYSTIPSIPGYGWIKPSQQFWFERTSKRLQRAYMAKPEAQKGPAPGIAYFHIPLPEFSSFDSTNFTGVKQEGISSASVNSGFFTTMVSAGDVKAVFTGHDHLNDFCGELTGIQLCYAGGFGYHAYGKAGWARRARVVVVNLEKMEKGGWGAVKSIKTWKRLDDQHLTAIDGHVLWSKSSAGTRRKKQIGGT